The window ACACCGATACGGCGGAACTGATCGCTCCAGAAGCGCCGTTTCAGCAAAACCGGCGTAAATTCGAACAGCAATTCGGTCAGGAAGTGCATACGCTGCTGCTGGTGATCGAGTCCTCCAGTCCGGAATTAACCAAGGCCGCTGCGCAACGCTTGAGCCGGGAGCTTAGAGCGGATACCGAACATTTCACTAAGGTCTATCGGCCGGATGAAAACGCGTTTTTCCAACGCAATGGCCTGCTATATCTGGATACCGATAAGTTGCAGGATTTTTCGGTGACGCTGGCGCAAGCCCAGCCGTTTATCGGCAGGATCTCTCAAGATCCCAGCCTGAACGGTTTTTTCTCGATTTTCGAAGACGCGCTGAATGCGGAAACCAAGACCGAAGAAGTGCCCATCGACCTGATGTCGCTGATCGACAAGGTCAGCAATTCCCTGCATAAAACTCTGAACGGCGAAACCGATTTATTGTCCTGGCAAAAACTGATCGCCGAAAACAAGATCAGCGAAGAGCAATCGGACAAGGCGTTTATCTTCGTCACGCCAAAATTCGACTACAGCCAGATTTTGCCAGTGGAGCCGGCGATCAAGGTTATCCGTCAAGCGGCCGACAAAATTCAAGACCCCAATATGCCGGCTGTCAAAGTTTGGGTGACCGGCGAAGTCGGTTTGGAGCACGACGAAATGGCCGGGATGAGTGACGGTACCTTCACCGCCAGCATTTTTTCTATCGTGCTGGTCTGCGGCATTTTATTGGTTGCGTACCGCTCCTGGCTGTTGATGCTGGCTACCTTGCTGACATTGGCCTTGGGTATGGTGTTTTGCGGTTTGTTCGCCTCCGTGGCGGTGAAACAGCTGAATCTGATTTCGGTGGCCTTCGCGGTGTCGAATATCGGTTTGGGCGTGGAATATGCGATCCATTTTTGCCTGCGTTATCGTGATAATCTGGATTTATACGGTAGCGACAAAGGCAAGGCGATTCGTTCGGCTTTATTGGCGACCAGTCCGTCCTTGATTCTCTGCGCCGGTACTACCTCCATCGGTTTGTATGCCTTTATTCCCACCGATTACCAAGGCATTTCCGAGTTGGGTTTGCTGGCCGGTACCAGTTTGTTTATTTGCCTATTCATTACGCTGACCGTGTTGCCGGTACTGCTTAAGGTGTTGCCGAATCCGCCCGTGCATCAATTGCATGGCGAACAACCCGGCGAATCGAAATTTACCCATCTGCTGGCGCACTTTACCTTGCACTATGCCAAACCGATTTCCTTGCTGACTTTGCTTGGCGCAGTGGTTGCCGTGTACTTCGTATTTCAGGTGCAAACCGATTTCAATCCGTTAAATCTGCGCGATCCGCACACCGAATCGGTGATTGCCTTCAAGGACTTGATGAAGGAGCGCGATACTTCACCGATGACGTTGACCGTTTTGGTAAAAAACGAAGACGAAGCCAGGGCAACACAGAAAAAACTGGAGAGCCTGAAAACCGTCGATAAAACCGTCAGCTTGTTCGATTTTGTGCCTGACGATCAAGAAAGCAAATTGGGTATCATCGACGACATGGTGCTGACGCTGGGCCCGCAAAGTCAGTTTTTTCCGCAACTGAAAACCGGTACCGATCCGTTACCAGCGATCAAACGCATGATCGCCGCGATTGACAATAATCTGCCGAAAAAAACCAATCCCGCCGACATCAAATCGCTGCAAACCTTTAAACAACAGTTGCAAGACGTGATGGTTGAATTGGAAGCCAGGTTTCAGCCTGACCGTGGCGTGTTTATCGAGAAGATTCAAACCTCGTTGCTCGGCACTTTGCCCACTGTAATGAACCAGCTTCTGATCGGTTTCCATGCCGAGGAAATTGTACCGACCAGTATCCCGGCGGAAATCAAGGAACGCTGGTTGAGTAAAGATGGCTTATACCGTATTCAGATTTTTCCCAAGGAAGATTTGAACGATCTCGGTAACTTGCAGACCTTCATTACCGACGTGCAGGCCGTGGCGCCCAATGCCACCGATTTGCCGGTGATGTATTGGGAGTCCATGAAAGCCGTGATCGGCGCTTTCCAGGAAGCCATCATCATCGCGTTGGTAGCGATTGCCTTGCTATTGATGT of the Methylomonas sp. MK1 genome contains:
- a CDS encoding MMPL family transporter, with the translated sequence MSLEKRLGNIAFRWGNWLLYSPGLVLLASIILAYLAVQYTGNHLTVNTDTAELIAPEAPFQQNRRKFEQQFGQEVHTLLLVIESSSPELTKAAAQRLSRELRADTEHFTKVYRPDENAFFQRNGLLYLDTDKLQDFSVTLAQAQPFIGRISQDPSLNGFFSIFEDALNAETKTEEVPIDLMSLIDKVSNSLHKTLNGETDLLSWQKLIAENKISEEQSDKAFIFVTPKFDYSQILPVEPAIKVIRQAADKIQDPNMPAVKVWVTGEVGLEHDEMAGMSDGTFTASIFSIVLVCGILLVAYRSWLLMLATLLTLALGMVFCGLFASVAVKQLNLISVAFAVSNIGLGVEYAIHFCLRYRDNLDLYGSDKGKAIRSALLATSPSLILCAGTTSIGLYAFIPTDYQGISELGLLAGTSLFICLFITLTVLPVLLKVLPNPPVHQLHGEQPGESKFTHLLAHFTLHYAKPISLLTLLGAVVAVYFVFQVQTDFNPLNLRDPHTESVIAFKDLMKERDTSPMTLTVLVKNEDEARATQKKLESLKTVDKTVSLFDFVPDDQESKLGIIDDMVLTLGPQSQFFPQLKTGTDPLPAIKRMIAAIDNNLPKKTNPADIKSLQTFKQQLQDVMVELEARFQPDRGVFIEKIQTSLLGTLPTVMNQLLIGFHAEEIVPTSIPAEIKERWLSKDGLYRIQIFPKEDLNDLGNLQTFITDVQAVAPNATDLPVMYWESMKAVIGAFQEAIIIALVAIALLLMFIRRSLVDTLLVMTPLVLAGLFTMATTVFTGTPINFANIIALPLLMGLGVDNGIHMVEKLHHSLSEDQNIYQSSTARGMFYGALTTISSFVGLAFSPHQGISSMGLVITIGIFWIMTCTFVVLPAISKLVLKKTEHLA